One window of Acidimicrobiia bacterium genomic DNA carries:
- a CDS encoding aminotransferase class IV — MIVWVDGELVEAGAARLSPLDRGLVVGDGVFETLRVYGGVPFAWRRHLERLAHSAAGLGISLPSTGDLRAAADAVLTANDLREARLRLTVTA, encoded by the coding sequence GTGATCGTCTGGGTCGACGGCGAGCTCGTCGAGGCCGGCGCGGCGCGGCTCTCGCCGCTCGACCGCGGTCTCGTCGTCGGCGACGGCGTCTTCGAGACGCTGCGCGTGTACGGCGGCGTGCCGTTTGCCTGGCGCCGTCACCTCGAACGGCTCGCGCACTCGGCCGCCGGACTCGGCATCTCGCTGCCGTCGACGGGCGACCTGCGCGCCGCGGCCGACGCGGTGCTCACCGCGAACGACCTGCGCGAGGCGCGCCTGCGGCTCACGGTCACCGC
- a CDS encoding anthranilate synthase component I family protein, whose product MQALSVPALLEQLSLEAGVAVVRDGASTIVAAEPAHVRVAHGVDGFRALDAIEREGGWWAGFLAYDLGRAVERVVPWAAADRAIPDLALARYDACVRFTPGEEPVVEGTGLARLCLERALWNARRSELRTQPVGLEHWTSSLDRVAYVEGVKSIHGLLDAGECYQVNLTRRLSTPRAADPRALYLALDRQNPAPHLALMTFGREAPYCPAVVCASPELFLSLRGTRVTTRPIKGTHADRAALLGSTKDRAEHVMIVDLARNDLGRVCEPGSVRTLELAALEEHPGLFHLVSTIEGRRRESVGLADLIHATFPPASITGAPKPRVMQAIEDLEPVRRGVYCGAIGWIDVDERAAELAVAIRTFTISGGHTDLGVGGGIVADSDARSEWAETELKAARLLAAAGPDGASVAPTSARP is encoded by the coding sequence GTGCAGGCGCTGTCGGTACCTGCCCTGCTCGAGCAGCTGTCGCTCGAGGCGGGTGTTGCGGTCGTCCGGGACGGCGCGAGCACGATCGTCGCCGCCGAGCCCGCCCACGTGCGGGTCGCCCACGGGGTCGACGGCTTCCGTGCGCTCGACGCCATCGAGCGCGAAGGCGGCTGGTGGGCCGGCTTCCTCGCCTACGACCTCGGCCGGGCGGTCGAGCGGGTCGTGCCCTGGGCCGCGGCCGATCGCGCCATCCCCGACCTCGCGCTCGCGCGCTACGACGCGTGCGTGCGCTTCACGCCCGGCGAGGAGCCGGTCGTCGAAGGCACCGGGCTCGCGCGGCTGTGCCTCGAGCGCGCACTGTGGAATGCGCGCCGCTCGGAGCTGCGAACGCAACCGGTCGGCCTCGAGCACTGGACGTCGAGCCTCGACCGCGTCGCGTACGTCGAGGGCGTGAAGTCGATCCACGGTCTGCTCGACGCGGGCGAGTGCTACCAGGTGAACCTCACGCGCCGACTCTCGACACCGCGCGCCGCGGATCCGCGCGCGCTCTACCTCGCGCTCGACCGGCAGAACCCCGCGCCGCACCTCGCGCTGATGACGTTCGGTCGCGAAGCGCCGTACTGCCCGGCGGTCGTGTGCGCGTCACCCGAGCTGTTCCTCTCACTGCGCGGCACGCGCGTGACGACGCGACCGATCAAGGGCACGCACGCGGATCGCGCGGCGCTGCTCGGCAGCACGAAGGACCGCGCCGAGCACGTGATGATCGTCGATCTCGCGCGCAACGACCTCGGGCGCGTGTGCGAGCCGGGCTCCGTGCGCACGCTCGAGCTCGCCGCGCTCGAGGAGCACCCGGGCCTGTTCCACCTCGTGAGCACGATCGAGGGGCGCCGGCGCGAGTCGGTCGGGCTCGCCGACCTGATCCACGCGACCTTCCCGCCCGCGTCGATCACCGGCGCGCCGAAGCCGCGCGTGATGCAGGCGATCGAGGACCTCGAGCCGGTTCGGCGCGGCGTGTACTGCGGCGCGATCGGATGGATCGACGTCGACGAGCGCGCCGCGGAGCTCGCGGTCGCGATCCGCACGTTCACGATCAGCGGCGGCCACACCGACCTCGGCGTCGGCGGCGGGATCGTGGCCGACTCCGATGCCCGGAGCGAGTGGGCGGAGACCGAGCTGAAGGCGGCGCGACTGCTCGCAGCCGCGGGTCCCGACGGCGCGTCGGTCGCACCGACGTCGGCGCGACCCTGA
- a CDS encoding acyl-CoA dehydrogenase family protein: MNYDLSEEQEQFRKVVRDFAESEIAPHAAQWDRDEVFPVDTVLAMGELGLFGLPFPAEYGGSDSDFLTYCLAIEEIARVDSSMAITLEAGVSLGATPFFLSGTEAQKQEYLVPMVAGRVLGAFGLTEAEAGSDAGATRTKATLDGDEWVVDGSKTFITNSGTAITKCVTITARTGPDEISNIVVDAGAPGFEVAPPYRKLGWHASDTHELNFSECRVPADHLLGARGRGFQTFLAILDGGRVAIAALAVGLAQACLDASLAYARERQAFGGPIGRFQSIAFKCSDMALAVENARNLTYKAAWLRDQGRPHRQAAAMAKLYSSEVAVSATRDAVQIHGGYGFMEDSPVSRLYRDAKILEIGEGTSEIQRLVLARGLDLPVE; this comes from the coding sequence ATGAACTACGACCTCTCAGAGGAGCAGGAACAGTTCCGGAAGGTCGTGCGCGACTTCGCCGAGTCGGAGATCGCGCCGCACGCCGCGCAGTGGGACCGCGACGAGGTGTTTCCGGTCGACACCGTGCTCGCCATGGGGGAGCTCGGTCTCTTCGGACTGCCGTTCCCGGCCGAGTACGGCGGCTCCGACAGCGACTTCCTCACGTACTGCCTCGCGATCGAGGAGATCGCGCGCGTCGACTCGTCGATGGCGATCACGCTCGAAGCCGGCGTCAGCCTCGGCGCGACCCCGTTCTTCCTGTCGGGTACCGAAGCGCAGAAGCAGGAGTACCTCGTGCCGATGGTGGCGGGCCGTGTGCTCGGTGCCTTCGGTCTCACCGAGGCCGAAGCGGGCTCGGACGCCGGCGCGACGCGCACGAAGGCGACGCTCGACGGCGACGAGTGGGTCGTCGACGGCAGCAAGACGTTCATCACGAACTCGGGTACGGCGATCACGAAGTGCGTGACGATCACCGCGCGCACGGGCCCCGACGAGATCTCGAACATCGTGGTCGACGCGGGCGCGCCCGGCTTCGAGGTCGCGCCGCCGTACCGGAAGCTCGGCTGGCACGCGAGCGACACGCACGAGCTCAACTTCAGCGAGTGCCGCGTTCCCGCGGACCATCTGCTCGGTGCGCGCGGCCGCGGCTTCCAGACGTTCCTCGCGATCCTCGACGGCGGTCGCGTCGCGATCGCCGCGCTCGCGGTCGGCCTCGCGCAGGCATGTCTCGACGCGTCGCTCGCGTACGCGCGCGAGCGCCAGGCGTTCGGCGGACCGATCGGCCGCTTCCAGTCGATCGCGTTCAAGTGCAGCGACATGGCGCTCGCCGTCGAGAACGCGCGCAACCTCACGTACAAGGCCGCGTGGCTGCGCGATCAGGGTCGGCCGCACCGTCAGGCCGCGGCGATGGCGAAGCTCTACTCGAGCGAGGTCGCGGTGAGCGCGACGCGCGACGCGGTGCAGATCCACGGCGGCTACGGCTTCATGGAGGATTCGCCGGTGAGTCGCCTGTACCGCGACGCGAAGATCCTCGAGATCGGCGAAGGCACGAGTGAGATCCAGCGCCTGGTGCTGGCCCGGGGCCTCGACCTGCCCGTGGAGTAG